The following proteins come from a genomic window of Microtus ochrogaster isolate Prairie Vole_2 chromosome 7, MicOch1.0, whole genome shotgun sequence:
- the Odf4 gene encoding outer dense fiber protein 4 produces the protein METDLTEEEIETIRASRNRRSVTEQRRNSQLPLQWRITHSSRWIAQVVASEFSLVAFLLLLVMVFSKKWLYPSKSRFHQRYPKNITNRLYTSIHIMSTGLLYTCMSKSCSSSDSGKDSYKLWTTHPVLGIAKISFTLAMGLGFVLTAWLHLPYLPRLQKMPFFGLIGIILSFCEVAFIFLTLLLFPVNLWIYELKKNVSVPIGWSYFIGWLVFVLYLTCGILCYLNHKNFWRVITDSSSSIISSLGKSVLQGSLKCSVQPSNSQEDIPDPDEQKDKQQPLGLSKSFSGPYPSSLG, from the exons ATGGAAACTGATTTGACTGAGGAAGAGATCGAGACGATAAGAGCCAG CAGAAACAGGCGGTCAGTTACGGAGCAACGCCGCAACTCCCAATTACCCCTTCAGTGGAGAATTACGCACAGCTCTCGCTGGATAGCCCAGGTGGTGGCCTCAGAATTCAGCCTGGTggccttcctcctgcttctggtcatggtctTCTCCAAAAAATGGCTGTACCCCTCTAAGAGTCGTTTCCATCAGCGTTACCCCAAAAACATCACCAATAGACTCTACACCTCGATCCATATAATGTCCACAGGGCTCCTGTACACCTGCATGTCTAAAAGCTGCTCCAGCTCAGACAGTGGGAAAG acagttATAAGCTGTGGACAACCCATCCAGTTTTGGGGATAGCTAAGATAAGTTTCACCCTGGCCATGGGGCTGGGTTTTGTCCTTACCGCCTGGCTGCACCTGCCGTACCTGCCCCGCCTGCAGAAAATGCCTTtctttggcttgattgggatcaTCCTGAGCTTCTGTGAAG TCGCCTTCATTTTCCTCACCCTCCTGTTGTTCCCTGTTAACCTCTGGATCTACGAGCTGAAGAAGAACGTATCGGTCCCCATCGGGTGGAGCTATTTCATTGGTTGGCTGGTGTTCGTCCTGTATCTCACCTGTG ggatcCTTTGCTACCTCAACCATAAAAACTTCTGGAGAGTGATAACGGACAGCTCCTCTTCCATCATCAGCAGTCTTGGCAAAAGTGTGTTGCAAGGGTCTCTGAAGTGCTCTGTCCAGCCCTCCAACAGCCAAGAGGACATCCCAGATCCTGATGAGCAAAAGGATAAGCAGCAGCCATTAGGTTTATCTAAAAGCTTCTCAGGACCCTACCcctccagcctgggctaa